The nucleotide window GGCGGTGAGCGTGTGGCGGTGGTCGAGGCGGTAGCGCGCCTGGACGCCCAGCTCGGGCCCGCCGAAGTTGGCCTGGGGCGCGGGGCGGTACACGAAGCGGTGGGCCCCGGCGCGCACCCGCAGCGCGAGCCGCACATCCGGGGCATACTCGGCGAAGGCGTTGGCCCCCAGGTCCGAGTAGGCCCGGCTGCCGCCCCGCCGGTCCTTGACGCGGCCCTCCACGCCCAGCCCCCACCGGGTGCCCAGGGCCACCGAGCCCTCGGCGGCCGCGGCCTGCACCAGCAGGTCCTCCTCGCCCCGGTCCAGGAACTTGCGGCCGCCCAGCTCGTAGCGGCCCACCAGCTGCGCGCGCTCCCCGGTGAGGCTGCCCTCGCCCACCGCCAGGAGGCTCAGGACGGCGTCCGGCTGGGGCGCCGGGCTCTGCGCGTCGGAGAAGTCCCGGAGGGGGTTGGAGTCCAGGGAGAGCCGGCCCGTGAGCCGCAGCGAGCCCCTCTTGTCGGCCGCGTGGCCGCGGGAGGCGGCCAGGAGCAGGAGCAGGAGGGGAGCGAGCAGAAGGCGGGGCACGTGCGCGCACCATACCGTGTGCCTTGCCCTCGCGCGCGCCCCACCCGTGACGCGGCGGGGGGCGCTCGTTACAGTCGCCCCATGCGCCGCCGTGTGTTGCTGTCCTGGATGGGGGCCTGTCCCCTGCTCGCCGCCTGCGGCCCCTCCTCCTTCAAGACGGAGCTGCGCGGGGAGACGGCCGTCCCGGCGGGCGTGCCCGGCACCCTCATGCGGCTCAACGCCTTTCCGGCCATTGGCAGCTTCGCGGCGCTCGACTTCGACGCGAACCAGGACTTCAAGAACCAGGATGTCTCCAAGGACGAGGTGGACTCCGTGCGGCTCCAGTCCCTGGAGGTCCGGCTGCTGAGCCCGGGCGGCGCGGACTTCGGCTTCCTGGACACGCTGGAGTTCTTCGCCAAGGCGGGGGACCTGGAGGTGCGCATCGCGCGCCGGCGGGGCATTGCCCAGCTGGGGCTGCAGGCCCCCTACCCGGTGCTGCGCATGGAGCTGGAGGATGAGGAGCTGCAGCCCTTCATCGCCGCGCCCTCCATGAGCCTTCTGGTGCGCGGCCGGGGCTGGCAGCCCGAGCAGGAGATCCGCCTCCAGGCGGTGGTGGTGCTGGGGGTGGAGGTGGGCTTCTTTTAAGGCCCGCCCCCGGGGCTCACTCCAGCTCGCGCACCTTGCGCTCCAGGGCGCTCGCGCGGGAGTCCAGCTCGCGGGCCAGCGACTCCAGCCGCTTCGCCTCGGCCTCCATCGCGGCCAGGTTCTCGAAGTCCCCTGCGGCCAGCTCCTGGGCGCGCACCCCTTGCACCTGGGGCCGGTGGTCCCGGGCCTGCACCGGAACGGGGGCCGTGGCGGGGGGCGCCGTGGGCCCCGGAACCCCGCCCACCTCGGGCAGGGGCAGGGGAGGTTCCCCGCCGCCCGGGGAGGTATCCACCGGGGTGTCCGCGGGGGGCGGCGCGGAGGGGGGGGGCCCCGCCGCCACCCCTTCGGTGTTCCCGTCCCGCGCGTCGAGCTGGGGCGAGAGGCCCGTGGCGCTCAGGCGCAGCCGCATGTTCCGGTCTTGCTCGTCGAACATGCGCTCCTCGCCGAGGAAGTCGCTCATCCGGCGCTCCAGCTCGCGCTCCTCGCGGACCTCGGTGATGCGGGACTTCAGGGCCGTGAGCCGCTGGCGCACCTTGTCGCCGGAGTCCCGCAGCGCGTCGGCCTGCTCCAGCAGGTCCGTGGGGTCATCGCTCGCCTCGGCGCGGCCCAGGGCCGGCACCCGCGAGGCGGGCAGCGCCGCGCGGACCGCTTCGCGCTCGGCCCGCAGCTCGCGCATGCGGGTCAGCAGGGTGGCGCGCCGGTTCCTGTCGCTGGTGGCATCCCACGCGGCGCGCGCCTGCTCCAGCGCCTCGGACAGCGCCGCGTGCAGCGCCAGGTGCGCCCGCTCCGACTCGCCCTCCGCGCCGGCCACCGCCTGCGCCAGCCCCGTCAGCTCGCCGCTCAGCTCCTGCGAGCGCCGCAGCGCCTGCTCCAGCTCGGGCCCCGCGGTGAGCCGCCCCTGCCGCTGCGCCTTGAGCGTCTCGATGCGCCCGGCCAGCCCGTTGAGCTCCTGGCGCAGGGCCTGCTGCCGCTCGCGCAGGGTGCGAACCGCCGTGCGCGCCTGCTGCGCCGTGCCGCGGCTGGCCTCCAGCCCCGTGGCGGCCCACGCGGGCGCCCCCAGCAGCAGGCACAGCAGCAGGCTTGGCAGGCGGAGCATCATCAAGGGGCTCCACCTAGCAAGGAGGGTGCCACGGGAAACCCCGTCCAGCACCTTCCGTTGAGGGCAGAAGCCCAGCCGTTCCGGGGGCTTCGGGGCCCGGCCGGGGGGCCGGGCAGGGGGGGCACATGGTGGAAAGTCATGGGCGCGGGCCACGGGACGATGGATTTTCGAGGGATCAGCCGTCCTCGGGCCGCTCCCCCTTGGAGATGAAGCCGTATTTCTCCAGCTTGTAATACAGGGCGGAGGTCTTGATGCCCAGGAGCCGGGCCGTCTCCGTCTTCACCTTGCCCGCTTTTTCATAGGCGCGGGCGATGAGCTGGCGCTCCAGGTCCTCGAGGATGTCCGGCAGGGGACGGTCGCCCTGGAGCACGGGCAGCCCGGTGGCATCCGTGCGCGACTGGGGGCTGCCCAGGTAGGCCGGCAGGTCCGCCTCGGTGAGCTGCTCGCCCTCGGCGAAGACGAGCGCCTGCTCCACGGCGTTCTCCAGCTCGCGCACGTTGCCGGGCCAGGCATGGCGGGTGAGCGCGCGCAGGGCGCCGTCGTCCAGGCCCGTCACGCGCCGGTTCACCCGGAGCGCATGCTTGGCCACGAAGTGGCGCGCCAGCGTCCCGATGTCCTCGGGGCGCTCGCGCAGCGGGGGCAGCAGCAGCGGGACGATGTGCAGCCGGTAGTAGAGGTCCTCCCGGAAGCGGCCCGCCTTCACCTCGGCCTGCAAGTCGCGGTGGGTGGCGCTCACCACGCGCACGTCCACCTTGAGCGTCTCCTCGCCGCCCACGCGCTGGATCTCCTTCTCCTGGAGCACGCGCAGGAGCTTCGTCTGCACGGAGGCGGGAATCTCCCCAATCTCGTCCAGGAAGAGGGTGCCCCCGTCGGCCAGCTCGAAGCGGCCGAGCTTGCGCTTCACCGCGCCGGTGAAGGCGCCGCGCTCGTGGCCGAACAGCTCGCTCTCCAGCAGCGTCTCGGCCAGGGCCGCGCAGTGCACCACCACGAAGGGGCCGTCCTTGCGCGGGGAGTGCTGGTGGAGCATGCGCGCCACGAGCTCCTTGCCCGTGCCGCTCTCGCCGCGCACCAGCACCGTGGCGTCGCTGGCGGCCGCCTTGCGCACCTGGGTGAGCAGCCGCTGCACCGGCTCGCTGTCGCCCACCAGGTGGCCGTGGGTGAGGGCCGCGTCCGCCTCGTGCGCCGCGGTGCGCGCCGTCAGCCGCTCCACCTGCCGGCGCGTGCTGGCCAGCTCCAGCCCCTTGTCCACCTTGGCGCGCAGCACCTCGGGGGCGAATGGCTTGGTGATGAAGTCGTAGGCGCCCTCCTGCATGGCCCGCACCGCCGTCTCGATGGTGCCGAAGGCCGTCACCACCATCACCACCACGGCGGGGTTCAGCGCCTTGAGCGCCTGCGTCACGGCGATGCCGTCCATGCCGTCCATCTTCAGGTCCGTGACGACCAGCTCGAAGGGCGTCTTCTTGTAGGCGGCCAGGCCGTCGGCGCCGGAGCGCACGGCGGAGACGGTGTGGCCAGAGCGCGTGAGGGTGAGGGTCATCCCCTCGCGCAGGGTGTCGTGGTCATCGATGATGAGGACGTGGGCCATGGGCAGGGGGCCTTCTCTTCCACTGAACAGCGGGCGCGCCACTAGAGCACACCCTCATTGGCTACCGGACATGCAGGGGACGTACCGGGCTGAGACCAGAAGGCACTGGCCAGGAAGGCGCCCGTGCGCTTTATCCCTGCCCCCATATGTCCGACACCGCCGCTTCCCTGGAAGAGCTGCTCGCGCGCCACGTCCCCGCGGATGCCAAGGAGCGCGAGGACCTCGAGCGCATGCGCGCCCTGGCCGCCTCCCTGGCCCAACCGTTCTCCCGGGCCCAGGCCCCGGCGCACTTCACCGCCAGCGCGGTGGTGGTGGACCCCACCGGGACGCGGGTGGTGCTGGTGCACCACGGCAAGCTGAAGCGCTGGCTCCAGCCCGGGGGCCACGCGGAGGCGGTGGACGGGCAGAAGCTGGAGGCCACCGCGCTGCGCGAGGCCCGCGAGGAGACGGGGTGCCAGGTGCGGCTGCACCCCTCGGCGCCCCGCCCCCTGGACGTGGACGTGCACGGCATTCCGGCCCGCAAGGACGAGCCCGGGCACCTGCACCTGGACGTGCGCTACCTGGTGGTCGGCGAGAACCCCGAGGCGCTCGCGCATGACCCCGCCGAGTCCCTGGGCGCGCGCTGGATGGGGTGGGACGAGGCCCTGGCGCTGGCGGACGAGGCGCCCCTGCGGCGCATGCTGGAGAAGGCTCGTACCGCGGTAGGGGCTGACTGAAGCTCAGGGAGCCCCCAACCTGGAGTTCGATATCACTTTATGAGACTTCACTAACGGTTAAAATTTCCTGTGTAGTTTAAAACACCACATGGCAGCTTGACGCCTTATTCCAGCGTGAATAAAACATTTCCCATCGCTCGGCTGCCTACCGAAAGGTCGGACAGCAGCCGCCGCCTCTCGCGATGATGACCAGGAGTGAAAATGTCGCCCGTTGTTCAGAACACCGAGCTCTTGACGAAGACCCCGCCACCGTCCGTGGTGGCCCGTCCAGCCAATGAGGTGGTGGCCCGGCGCTACAGTCCTCCTGCCCTCAAGCCCAGCCCACACCCGGAGTGGATGCAGGGGATGCTGACCTCGCTGCAGCCGGAATGGGAGGCTGCCTGCTGGCCGAGCATCTTCAGGGACACGGCCGCCGGGAAGCACCCGCCGCTGGTTCACTGGCAGCGTGTGCTGTCGAACTTCTTCTTCATCGTCGAGAGCTTCCCCAAGTACATGGGGCTGTCACTGGCGAAGACGACCTATGGCCAGCGCCCCGGCGACGCGAGCTCCCGCCGCTGGCTGCTGCAGAACCTGGGCGTCGAGGCGCGTCATGCCGAGTGGTACCTGGACTGGATGGTGGCCATCGGCGTGAACCCCGAGCAGGTGTTCACCGCCCAGCCCCTGCCGGAAATCGTCGCCCTGCACGAGCACCTGCTGGAGATGTGCACCCGGGGCACCCTGGCGGAAGGGGTGGCCGCCTCCAACTGGGCCATCGAGGGCGTGACGGGGGTGTGGACGGAGAAGTGCGAGAAGCCGTTCCGGGAGTATGCCCGGGACGGGGTCCGCATCGACGGCGTGTCGATGATGTGGCTCAAGGCGCACGCCCGGTATGATGACGCGCACCCCGAGGAGGCGCTGGAGATCATCAAGTCCGCGGTGGAGCCGGGCAGCCCGGAGTGCGAGCGCGTGGTGGCCGCGGCCCGCAAGTCGCTGACGCTGTACACGGCGGCCATCGAGGCTTGCTGCGCGATTTGAAGCGATGTGAGAGGGTCCGGGGTGGTTTCCCCCGCAGTGGCTCTTGCCGCCTGACGGTGTAGTGTTGGGACGGCTCGAAGCCGCGCGCTCGCCTTGCGGTGCGCACCCCAGGGGGACTGGGTGGTCATGGATACCTCTGACGCGAAGTTCGTAGGCTCTCTTTCCCGGCGCGGCCTGGGCATCTTCATGAGCCGGGTGCTGCCCGCGGCGCCCATCGCCGCCTACCTCAACGGCATGACCGTCGGGGTGGCTGGCCAGGACGGGCTGCTGGCCGTGGGGGCCGTGCTGCCCTTCATCATCCTGGGCCTGGGCATCGCCTACCCCTACCTGGTGCTGCGCTTCCTGATGCGCTCGGCCCTGCTGCCGCGCCAGGATGACCGGCCGGGGGACCGCCTGGCGCGCATCCTGCGCCTGCCCTGGCGCGGGGCGTTCTACTCCTCGGTGTTCGCCTGGACGATGGGCGGCTTCGCCTTCGCCCTGCCGGTGTGCCTGTACTTCGACAAGCCCCTGAACCGGGTGGTGATTGGCACCATCGTCGGGGTGTGCTGCGGCGTGGTGCTGATGTTCCCCATCGGCCTGGGGCTGGAGAAGCTCCTGTTCCCGGTGGCCCTGCAGGAGCGCAAGGCCCACCCCAATGCCCTGCTGGCGGGCGGCGGGGTGTTCTGGCCGCGGCAGTCCTGGTTCCTGCCCTTCACGTTCGTGGCCTCGCTGCTGGCCACGGTGATGCTGGGCAGCAGCGTGGTGGCCGTCAAGCTGATGAACTACCGCGAGGCGCTGCGCGCGGAGATCACCGCCGACGGCGGGGGCCACTCCGCCGCGAAGCTCCAGGAGCTGGGCAGCACGCTGTTCACGGAGCTGGCCTTCGCGCTGCCGTGGGTGTGCGGCCTGGTGCTCATCCTGCCGGGCATCACCGCGTGGCTGTTGGCGCGGCGGCAGGCCGAAGGGGCCGCGGCGGTGCGCGTGGCCATCGAGGGGCTGGCCGCGGGGCGCATCACCGCGCCCGAGTGGGTGTCCACCGACGAGATTGGCGAGCTGTCCGCCCAGCTCAACAACCTGCTGTCCCGGCTGCGGCAGATCCCCGAGACGCTGCACTCGTCGGCCACGCGGCTCGTGGCGGCCGGCAAGGATTTGACGGACGCCAACTCCGAGCAGGAGCAGAGCCTCAACCAGCAGGCGGCGGCCATCCAGGAGACGCAAGTCACCTCGCAGGAAATCAAGCAGACCTCGCAGATGACGGCCGAGCGGGCCGAGGCGATGCTCCGGGTGGCCAAGCGCGCCGAGGAGCTGGGCCACGAGGGCGAGGCCGCCATCGAGCAGAGCATGGTGGGGCTGTCGGCCTTCCAGCAGTTCGTGGAGGCCATGCAGGAGAAGCTCAACCGCCTGGCCGAGAGCGCCTCGCAGATCGGCGACATCACCGAGGCGGTGAAGGACATGGCGGACCAGTCCAACCTGCTGGCCGTGAACGCCGCCATCGAGGCGGCGCGCGCCGGCGAGGAGGGCAAGGGCTTCGCGGTGCTCGCCCGCGAGGTGCGCGCGCTGGCGGACCAGTCCGTCAAGAGCACCACGCGCATCCGCAACATCCTCAATGAAGTCATCGAGGCCATCGAGGCGGCGGCGACCATGGCGGCCCAGGGCTCGCGCGACATCGCCGACGGGCTGGATCAGATGCGCGCCTCCAGCAACAGCCTGCGCGAGCTGTCGCGCCTGTCCCAGGAGAACTCGGCGGCGATGCGGCAGATCGTCGCGGCGGTGAGCCAGCAGAACGCGGGCATCTCCCAGATTTTCGGGGCCATCGCGGACCTGTCGCAGATCATGGACTCCACGCTCAAGCGCCTGGAGTCCACGCAGCAGGCCACCGGCACGCTCCACGCGGTCTCGACCGAGGTGAGCGAGATGGCGCGCCGCTTCACGGTGAACTGAGCCGGGCAGGCAGGCATCCAGGCGGCTGGGGGCCGCATGGCTGGGCAGAGGGCACGCGGCCCCTGCCCGGTGGCCCGGACGGGGCCCGTGTGGGCCCTGCCAGACTGTTGAGCCGTGCACATGGTGGGGAGGACGCATGGGTGCGCCCATGCAGGAGTCCCTGCCCATGGCTTCGCCTTCCTCGACGGTGGTTCTGTCCCGGCACGCGCTGGACGCGGTGCTGTTCGATCTCGATGGGGTGGTGACGCGCACCGCGCGGGTGCACGCCGCCGCGTGGAAGCGGCTCTTCGATGCGTACCTGAAGGAGCACGCGCGGCGCACGGAGAGCCCCTTCCAGCCCTTCACGGACGAGGACTACCAGCGCTTCGTGGATGGCAGGCCCCGGCTGGAGGGCATCCGCTGCTTCCTGGAGGGCCGGGGCCTGTCGCTGCCCGAGGGGACGCCCGGGGACGGCCCGGAGGCGGACACGGTCCACGGCTTCGGGGCGCGCAAGAACGCCTACTTCCACGAGGCCCTGGAGCGCCAGGGCGTGGAGGTCTACCCGCCCGCGGTGCGGCTGCTGGAGCAGGTCCGGGCCGCGGGGTTCCGCACCGCGGTGGTGACCTCCAGCCGCAACGGCGAGGCGGTGCTGAAGGCCGCGGGGCTGGAGCACCTGTTCGACGCGCGGGTGGATGGGGTGGAGGCCGGGAGGCTGGAGTTGCCCGGCAAGCCCGCCCCGGACACGTTCCTGGAGGGGGCGCGGCGGCTGGGGGTGGCGCCCGGGCGCGCCGCGGTGCTGGAGGATGCCCGCTCCGGGGTGCAGGCGGGGAAGCGGGGAGGCTTCGGCTGCGTCATCGGCGTGCGCCGGTCCGGAAGCGAGGGGGCGCTGGTGAAGGCGGGAGCGGATGTGGAAGTGACGGAACTGTCGTCCGTGGCGGTGGAGGCGGATGTGGAAACGCGGCCCATGCAGGAGGTTCCCCTGGCGCTGGAGCGGCGCGAGGAGTGGATGCGGCGGATGACGGGCCGGGTGGCCGTCTTCCTGGACTACGACGGGACGTTGACACCCATCGTCCCGGTGCCGGAGGAGGCCCACCTCGGCGATGCGATGCGCGGCACGCTGGAGCAACTGGCCCGGCGGATTCCGGTGGCGGTGGTGAGCGGCCGGGACTTGCCCACGCTGAAGGGGTTCGTGCAGCTCCAGGGCCTGTACTTCGCCGGCAGCCACGGCTTCGACATCGAAGGGCCCGGGGGGCGCACCTTCCAGCAAGAGGAGGGCAAGGCCCTGCTGCCCGAGCTGGACGCGGCGGAGCGGGAGCTGAAGGCGGGGCTCGAGGGCATTCCGGGCGCGGGGGTGGAGCGCAAGCGCTTCAGCGTGGCGGTGCACTGGCGGCACGTGGAGGCCGCGCGGGTGCCCGAGGTGGAGCAGGCGGTGGCCGGGGTCCACGCGCGCCACCCGAAGCTGAGCCGGTCCGGCGGCAAGAAGGTGTTCGAGCTGCGGCCCGGCATCGACTGGCACAAGGGGCGGGCCGTGGAGTGGCTGCTGCACGCGCTGGGCCTGGAGGGCCAGGACGTGCTGCCGGTGTTCATCGGCGATGACCTCACGGACGAGGACGCGTTCCAGACGCTGAAGGGGCGGGGGCTGGGGCTGGTGGTGCGGGGAGACGAGGAGCGGCCCACGGCGGCGGACTACGCGCTGAGGGACGTGGAGGAGGTGCGAAGCTTCCTGGAGCTGCTCCTGGCCCACGCGGGGGGCACCGCGCGATGATGCCCGAGCATTGGCTGTTCGCCTACGAGGGCTTCGAGCCCGGGCAGGAGAAGCTGCGCGAGGCGCTGTGCACGCTGGGCAATGGGTACTTCGCCACGCGCGGGGCCGCGCCCGAGGCCGTCGCGGACGAGGTTCATTACCCCGGGACGTACCTCGCGGGCGGCTACAACCGGCTGAAGACGGAGCTGGCCGGGCGGGTGGTGGAGAACGAGGACCTGGTCAACCAGCCCAACTGGTTGCCGCTCACGTTCCGCATCGGGGATGGGGACTGGTTCAACGTGAGCACCGTGAAGGTGCGGGCGTACCGGCAGGTGCTGGACATGGCCCGGGGGCTGCTGCTGCGCACGGTGTCCTTCGAGGATGCCCAGGGCCGGCGCACGCGGCTCGAGCAGCGGCGCTTCGTGCACATGCGCCACAAGCACCTGGCGGGCCAGGAACTGGTGCTGGTGCCCGAGAACTGGAGCGGGCCGGTGCAGGTGCGCTCCGCGCTGGACGGGCGGGTCGTCAATGGCGGGGTGGCGCGCTATCAGCAGCTCGGCAACCGGCACCTCCGGGTGTTGATGGCGAAGGAAGTGGACGCCGAGACGCTGCTGCTGGAGGTGGAGACGGTGCAGTCGCGCCTGGGGGTGGCGGAGGCGGCGCGCACCCGGCTGTACCTCGACGGGCACCGCGCGGAGGCGCAGGGCCGGTTCGTCCAGGACGAGGGCTACCTCGCGCACGAGTTCACCGTGGAGGTGGAGGCGCGCCAGCGGCTCTCGGTGGAGAAGGTGGTGGCGCTGTACACGTCCAAGGATCCGGCCGTGTCCGAGGCCGCGATGGAGGCGCGCCACGAGGTGCAGCGCGCGCCCGGGCGCTTCGAGGAGATGGTGGCCACGCACGTCCAGGCGTGGGAGCACCTGTGGAACCGGAGTGATTTGGACCTGGAGCTGGCGAAGCCCAACGGCACCCACCGGGCGCTGCGGCTGCACATCTTCCACCTGCTGCAGACGGTGTCGCCGCACACGCTGGACCAGGACGCGGGGGTGCCCGCGCGGGGCTGGCACGGGGAGGCCTACCGGGGGCACATCTTCTGGGATGAGCTGTTCATCTTCCCCTTCCTCAACCTGCGGCTGCCGGCGCTGACGCGCGCGCTCTTGCGCTACCGCTACCGGCGGCTGGGGCGGGCGCGCGAGGCGGCGCACGAGGCGGGCTTCCAGGGGGCGATGTTTCCCTGGCAGAGCGGCAGCGACGGCAGCGAGGAGAGCCCCCGGCTGCACCTCAATCCGCGCTCGGGGCGCTGGCTGCCGGACGAGACGTGGCTGCAGCGGCACATCAACGCCGCCGTGGCGTACAACGTCTGGCAGTACTACCAGGCCACGGCGGACTCCGAGTTCCTGTACTTCCACGGGGCGGAGCTGCTGCTGGAGCTGGCGCGCTTCTGGGCGAGCGTGGCCGCGTGGAACCCCCAGCTGCGGCGCTACGAAATCAAGAAGGTGATGGGGCCGGACGAGTACCACACGGGGTATCCGGATCAGCCCGAGCCCGGGCTGAACAACAACTCCTATACCAACCTCATGGCGGTCTGGGTGCTGTGCAAGGGGTTGGAGGTGTTGAGTCTCCTGCCGGAGGAGCGGCGCGAGGAGCTGAAGGAAGTCCTGCGGCTGGAGCCCGCGGAACTGGCCCACTGGGAGGACGTGAGCCGGAAGATGCGGCTGGTGTTCCACGAGGACGGGGTGCTCAGCCAGTTCGAGGGCTACGAGCAGCTCCAGGAGTTCGACTGGGAGGGCTACCGCGCCCGCTACCGGGACATCCAGCGGCTGGACCGCATCCTGGAGGCGGAAGGGGACTCCCCCAACCGCTACAAGCTGTCGAAGCAGGCGGATGTGCTGATGCTGTTCTACCTGCTGTCCTCGGAGGAACTGCAGGAGCTCTTCGCGCGGCTCGGGTACCCGTTCGGCCAGGAGATGATTCCGAAGACGGTCGACTACTACCTGCAGCGCACCTCGCATGGCTCGACGCTGAGCGGGGTGGTGCACGCGTGGGTGCTGGCGCGCAGTGACCGGCCGCGCTCATGGCAGCTCTTCACCGAGGCGCTGCAGAGCGACATCTCGGATGTGCAGGGCGGGACGACCCAGGAGGGGATTCACCTGGGGGCCATGGCCGGCACGGTGGACCTCATGCAGCGGGCCTACACGGGCATCGAGGTGCGCGGGGACATGCTGCACTTCAACCCCCACCTGCCGGAGGGCATGCGGCGGCTGAAGTTCTCGCTGCGCTACCGCAAGCACCTGATGGACGTGGAGATTTCTCCCGGGGCGCTGGTGCTCACCAGCCGGTGGCGGTTCCAGGCGCCCCTCAAGGTGGCCGTGAGGGGCGCGTGCCACCTGCTCCAGCCCTCCGAGACGCGCCGGTTCCCCCTCGCGCAGGAGCCCTCCAGGGAGGACGCGCGCGAGGGCGAAGGGGCCAGCCCGTAGGGCGGCAGACGGGCTTCAGGACTTCTTGGCGGCCTCCTCCATCTTCTTGCGGAGGCTCAGGGGGCGCATGTCCGTCCACACCTCCTTGATGTACGCGAGGCACTCGTCCTTGGTGCCCGACTTGCCCGCGTCCTTCCAGCCCAGGGCGTTCTCGCGGTCCGCCGGCCAGATGGAGTACTGCTCCTCGTGATTGACCACCACCTTGTAGACGGTGGTGTCTTCCCGTTCGTCGCTCATGGGGGCATTGCACCCCAGGACCTGGCCCGATTCAACCCGTCTGTTGCTTGGGCGCGCCATTCCACTTGAGCAGCAGCAGCCCCACGGGAAGGGGAAGCCAGAGCGTGAAGCCGCGCAGGAGCAGCACCCCCGCGAGCGCGGCCTCCACCGGAACGTGGAAGAGGCTCAGCATGCCCACGGCGGCGGGCTCGAAGGTGCCCACCCCGCCGGGCAGGATGGACACCGTCTCGGCCACGGAGGCGATGAGGTAGCTGACCATGGCGCTGTCGAGCGGAATGGACTGGCCAATCGCCCGGAGGGTGGCGGCGAGCGTGCCGGCATCGAGCAGGAAGACCCCCAGGGTGCACACGGTGGCCTCCGCGAGCACGCGGGGGTTGCGCAGGAGCCCCGGGGGCACCTCGGCGAGGGCCCGCAGCAGCGCCTCCAGCCCGGGCACGCGCCGCGTCCACGGGCCCAGGGGCCGCTTCCGGGGGCGCGTCAGCAGCAGGAGCGCCACGGGGACGATGGCGAGCACGGCGGCGAAGGCGATGACGAGCCAGCGCACCAGCTCCGTCACCTGGTTGCGGGACCAGAGAAAGAGCATGCTGAGGCCCAGCGCGAGCGCCTGGGCCGCGTAGAGGCTCAAGGTGGCCACGAGCACGGAGGCCGCCGCGGCCCCGGCGGACGCGCCCCGCTTGCGCAGCCCCCGGGCCACCACCAGCGAGCCTCCGATGCCGCCGCTCGGCACGAGCTGGTCGAACGCCAGCTTCATCAGCGCCAGCCGGGCCAGGGTGAGCACCGGCGGGTGGAGGCCCGTGCGCATCAGCACGCGCTTCCAGAGGAAGGCCGTGCACAGGTATGTGCTCACCTGAAGCCCCAGCGCCACCAGCAGCCACGCGGGCCGCGCCTGGAGAAAGAGCTGTCCGAGCTGGCGCTCCTCCGAGGGGCGCTTGAGCACGAAGAG belongs to Stigmatella erecta and includes:
- a CDS encoding glycoside hydrolase family 65 protein → MMPEHWLFAYEGFEPGQEKLREALCTLGNGYFATRGAAPEAVADEVHYPGTYLAGGYNRLKTELAGRVVENEDLVNQPNWLPLTFRIGDGDWFNVSTVKVRAYRQVLDMARGLLLRTVSFEDAQGRRTRLEQRRFVHMRHKHLAGQELVLVPENWSGPVQVRSALDGRVVNGGVARYQQLGNRHLRVLMAKEVDAETLLLEVETVQSRLGVAEAARTRLYLDGHRAEAQGRFVQDEGYLAHEFTVEVEARQRLSVEKVVALYTSKDPAVSEAAMEARHEVQRAPGRFEEMVATHVQAWEHLWNRSDLDLELAKPNGTHRALRLHIFHLLQTVSPHTLDQDAGVPARGWHGEAYRGHIFWDELFIFPFLNLRLPALTRALLRYRYRRLGRAREAAHEAGFQGAMFPWQSGSDGSEESPRLHLNPRSGRWLPDETWLQRHINAAVAYNVWQYYQATADSEFLYFHGAELLLELARFWASVAAWNPQLRRYEIKKVMGPDEYHTGYPDQPEPGLNNNSYTNLMAVWVLCKGLEVLSLLPEERREELKEVLRLEPAELAHWEDVSRKMRLVFHEDGVLSQFEGYEQLQEFDWEGYRARYRDIQRLDRILEAEGDSPNRYKLSKQADVLMLFYLLSSEELQELFARLGYPFGQEMIPKTVDYYLQRTSHGSTLSGVVHAWVLARSDRPRSWQLFTEALQSDISDVQGGTTQEGIHLGAMAGTVDLMQRAYTGIEVRGDMLHFNPHLPEGMRRLKFSLRYRKHLMDVEISPGALVLTSRWRFQAPLKVAVRGACHLLQPSETRRFPLAQEPSREDAREGEGASP
- a CDS encoding MbtH family protein → MSDEREDTTVYKVVVNHEEQYSIWPADRENALGWKDAGKSGTKDECLAYIKEVWTDMRPLSLRKKMEEAAKKS
- a CDS encoding lysylphosphatidylglycerol synthase transmembrane domain-containing protein, translated to MRTGAALETPPKEELPAPPPLSGRKRWRWVPGVLLLAAFLLFVLKRPSEERQLGQLFLQARPAWLLVALGLQVSTYLCTAFLWKRVLMRTGLHPPVLTLARLALMKLAFDQLVPSGGIGGSLVVARGLRKRGASAGAAAASVLVATLSLYAAQALALGLSMLFLWSRNQVTELVRWLVIAFAAVLAIVPVALLLLTRPRKRPLGPWTRRVPGLEALLRALAEVPPGLLRNPRVLAEATVCTLGVFLLDAGTLAATLRAIGQSIPLDSAMVSYLIASVAETVSILPGGVGTFEPAAVGMLSLFHVPVEAALAGVLLLRGFTLWLPLPVGLLLLKWNGAPKQQTG